Within the Serratia sp. UGAL515B_01 genome, the region AAAAGGATGGAGGTATATTTGATCAATTCACCGGTGCAACTATTACCCCAAGAGCCGTTGTCAATGCCGTGCATCGTACCACGTTATATATCGAAACGTTGCCGACTAAAATCGACACTTTACCTACCTGTGGAGCCAGCGAATGAGTGAAGCGAAGACTCTGATTGTTCAAGGATTGTGGAAAAACAACTCTGCGTTGGTGCAACTATTGGGCCTGTGCCCATTGCTGGCTGTGACTTCAACCGCAACCAACGCCCTAGGTCTTGGGCTGGCAACCACGTTAGTTCTGGCGATTACCAATGGTTCAATCTCAGCCTTACGTCGTTGGATACCCAGCGAAGTTCGTATTCCCATTTATGTGATGATCATTGCCGCCGCAGTCAGTGTGGTTCAAATGCTGATCAACGCTTATGCCTTTGGTCTTTATCAGTCTCTGGGGATTTTTATTCCGTTGATCGTCACCAACTGTATCGTGGTAGGGCGTGCCGAGGCGATAGCAGTAAAAAAACCTGTCGGCCTGGCGCTTATCGATGGCATAGCTATCGGATTGGGAGCGACTTGCGCCATGTTCGTATTGGGCTCTCTGCGTGAACTGATTGGCAACGGCACGCTATTTGATGGTGCGGACATGCTGTTAGGCCGTTGGGCAAGGGTATTACGCATAGAAGTCGTGCACTTTGACAGCCCCTTCCTATTGGCTATGCTTCCGCCGGGCGCTTTTATCGGTTTAGGATTGATGCTGGCAGCCAAATATGTGATCGATGAAAAAATGCAAGTGCGCCAAGACAGAGCCCTGCTGGTTAAGGTTGAGGCTGAAACGAAGCAAGAACACGCAGAGAAAGCGTAATGAATAAAGAGAAACGCCTAGAAATTCTGACTCGCTTACGGGATAACAACCCTCACCCAACCACTGAGTTGGTTTTTTCTTCACCATTTGAGTTACTCATTGCGGTGTTACTTTCTGCACAGGCCACCGACGTCAGTGTGAATAAGGCTACGGCCAGGCTGTACCCCGTTGCCAATACACCGGCAGCGATGTTGGCTCTGGGTGTGGATGGCGTAAAGGAGTACATTAAAACCATCGGTCTGTTTAATGGCAAAGCCGAGAACATCATTAAAACCTGTAGGATCCTGCTGGATGAGCATGCAGGTGAAGTCCCTGAGGATCGCGCGGCGCTCGAAGCTCTGCCTGGTGTGGGCCGTAAAACAGCGAATGTCGTTTTAAATACAGCATTTGGATGGCCAACCATTGCTGTTGATACACACATCTTCCGGGTTTGTAATCGCACAAATTTCGCCCCTGGAAAGAACGTTGATCAAGTGGAAGAGAAACTGCTAAAAGTCGTTCCGGCCATGTTTAAGGTAGACTGTCACCATTGGCTTATCCTTCATGGTCGCTATACTTGCGTCGCACGTAAGCCACGCTGCGGCTCATGCCTGATTGAAGACTTATGCGAGTATAAAGAGAAAGTCTACCCGCTTGAATAAACATCCTATCGGGCGCAACTCAGCGCCCAGCCGCCTTCTCCTATTTGGCTTAATAAGGCATTTTCATCGAGATATTTTTCATTGAAAAATTAACCAAAAATCTCGATAAGCACGATATCCTCGCGATTACATTTCTTTAACGAAAGTGTTCATTATTTTAATTTTGTATAATTTCATAGAACTCCGCCCATACCAGATAATCTAAAAACTTAAACCCAAATAATCATCAATATGGGCTACTTAGCTGTAAAAAGTCAGGATATATAACTAAAATTAATCAATAAGAATTTCATGGCAAAATAAAAACCCGATAAAATAAAGATTCTCGAACGTTAATACTGAATAAATTTCGCAACATAGTTATATGTTAATGAAAAAGTTATATGTAACGGTATATGTCAGAAAGCTTGCCACATTGATAAAGATAGTGAACATTAACCGCCCTAATAATCTTATAACAATGCATAAAGATGCAATCTGCATCACCTAATGTAATTTCCGTATTGAAAATACGGGTAGTGAAAAAACCAGAGGTACCAGTGTCGACAGCAAAAAACAAACCATCGGAAAACATAAGTCTTAACGCTTTCAAACAGCCTAAAGCGTTCTACCTGATCTTCTCTATAGAACTCTGGGAGCGTTTCGGTTATTACGGACTGCAAGGCATTATGGCCGTCTACCTGGTCAAAATGCTTGGCCTGAGTGAAGTCGATTCCATCACGCTGTTTTCTTCTTTCAGTGCGCTGGTTTACGGTTTTGTCGCCATCGGTGGGTGGCTGGGAGATAAGGTCCTCGGTGCAAAGCGTGTGATCGTCTTGGGAGCCTTTGTGCTTGCCGCTGGCTACGCCATGGTGGCATATTCCGGGCATGACATCTTCTGGGTTTATCTGGGCATGGCGACAATCGCGGTGGGTAGTGGTTTGTTCAAAGCGAACCCCTCATCACTATTGTCGAAATGCTATGAAAAAGACGATCCGCGTTTAGACGGTGCATTCACCATGTATTACATGTCCGTCAATATCGGTTCATTCTGTTCTATGCTGGCAACGCCTTGGTTGGCCGCAAAATACGGTTGGAGCATCGCCTTCTCTCTTAGCATGGTAGGGATACTGATCACCCTGGTCAACTTTATGATCTGTCACGGCTGGGTAAAACAATACGGGTCAAGACCCGACTTTAAACCCCTGCATATTCAGAAACTCCTCATGGTTCTGTTGGGTGTAGTGGCATTAGTGGCACTTTCAAGCTGGTTGCTGCATAACCAAATCATCGCACGCTGGGCACTGGCTATCATTTCTATTGGTATTGTCATCGTGTTTGCCAAAGCAACCTTTGCACTACAGGGTACCGCAAGACGCAAGATGATCGTGGCCTTCCTGCTCATGCTCGAAGCCATCGTGTTTTTCGTGCTTTACAGCCAGATGCCAACCTCGCTGAACTTCTTTGCTATTCATAATGTTGAGCACAATATTCTAGGAATCACCTTCGAACCGGAACAGTATCAGGCACTCAACCCATTCTGGATCATGTTAGCAAGCCCTCTGCTTGCTGCCCTATACAACAAGATGGGCGATCGTCTGCCTATGCCACACAAATTCGCCTTCGGTATGTTGTTGTGTTCCGCAGCCTTTCTGGTACTGCCGTGGGGAGCAAGCTTTGCTAATCAGCAGGGCATTGTTTCCGTCAACTGGTTAATCCTAAGTTATGCGTTGCAGAGTATCGGTGAGCTGATGATCTCCGGCTTGGGTCTGGCAATGGTGGCACAGTTAGTTCCACAGCGACTGATGGGTTTTATCATGGGCTCTTGGTTCCTGACCACAGCGGCGGCGGCGTTAATTGCGGGTAAAGTCGCCGGACTAACCGCA harbors:
- a CDS encoding electron transport complex subunit E, whose translation is MSEAKTLIVQGLWKNNSALVQLLGLCPLLAVTSTATNALGLGLATTLVLAITNGSISALRRWIPSEVRIPIYVMIIAAAVSVVQMLINAYAFGLYQSLGIFIPLIVTNCIVVGRAEAIAVKKPVGLALIDGIAIGLGATCAMFVLGSLRELIGNGTLFDGADMLLGRWARVLRIEVVHFDSPFLLAMLPPGAFIGLGLMLAAKYVIDEKMQVRQDRALLVKVEAETKQEHAEKA
- the nth gene encoding endonuclease III; protein product: MNKEKRLEILTRLRDNNPHPTTELVFSSPFELLIAVLLSAQATDVSVNKATARLYPVANTPAAMLALGVDGVKEYIKTIGLFNGKAENIIKTCRILLDEHAGEVPEDRAALEALPGVGRKTANVVLNTAFGWPTIAVDTHIFRVCNRTNFAPGKNVDQVEEKLLKVVPAMFKVDCHHWLILHGRYTCVARKPRCGSCLIEDLCEYKEKVYPLE
- the dtpA gene encoding dipeptide/tripeptide permease DtpA — its product is MSTAKNKPSENISLNAFKQPKAFYLIFSIELWERFGYYGLQGIMAVYLVKMLGLSEVDSITLFSSFSALVYGFVAIGGWLGDKVLGAKRVIVLGAFVLAAGYAMVAYSGHDIFWVYLGMATIAVGSGLFKANPSSLLSKCYEKDDPRLDGAFTMYYMSVNIGSFCSMLATPWLAAKYGWSIAFSLSMVGILITLVNFMICHGWVKQYGSRPDFKPLHIQKLLMVLLGVVALVALSSWLLHNQIIARWALAIISIGIVIVFAKATFALQGTARRKMIVAFLLMLEAIVFFVLYSQMPTSLNFFAIHNVEHNILGITFEPEQYQALNPFWIMLASPLLAALYNKMGDRLPMPHKFAFGMLLCSAAFLVLPWGASFANQQGIVSVNWLILSYALQSIGELMISGLGLAMVAQLVPQRLMGFIMGSWFLTTAAAALIAGKVAGLTAVPNDIKDAHASLAIYSHVFLQIGIATAVIAVLMLLTAPKLYRMTLDTIEDTQQKAQATGAMH